Within the Blastocatellia bacterium genome, the region CGGCAAGTGGATGGCGGCGGCGACCGCAAAGGGTACGCTGCAAGTCTTGGAAGCGGCAACCGCCAGGCTCACTTCAGAGATCGCCGCGCATCACGGCGCGGCAACGAGCGTGTTGTTTTCGCCCGATGGCCAGCGGCTGGTGAGCGCCGGGGTGGACGGCACAGTCAAGTTATGGGATGTGGCTACCGGCACGATGATCCGTTCGATGATCGGTCACGCCGCCATCAACGCCGTGGCCATCTCGCCCGATGGCCGCTGGGTGGCAAGCGCCGGCGCGGACAAGGCCGTGCGCCTGTGGAACACGGAGACCAGCGCGTTGTTGAAGCCGCTCACGGGCCATGAAGCCGCCGTCAACACCGTCGCCTTTTCGCCCGATGGCCGCCTGCTTGCGAGCGGCAGCGACGACGGCGCGGTGCGGCTGTGGAGCCTGCCCGAAGGCAAAGCGTTGCGCCGGCTCAAAGGCCATGAAATCGCCGTGCGCGCCGTGGCCTTCTCTCCCGACGGCGCGACGCTGGCAGCGGCGACCGGCAACAACGAGATCGTCTTCTGGGACCCGCAAACCGGCGAGATCAAGCGCGTCTTAAAAGAAGCAATGAAGCTTCCGCTGCGCAAGCCTTGAGCAACTATCGTTTTTGACTCTCTCTCGACGCTCGCCTATCATCGCTTCTATGAAGATACTCACCGCCGAGCAGATGCGCGACGTGGATCGGCTGACGACTGAAAATTACAAAGTGCCGAGCGCGCTGCTGATGGAGAACGCCGCGGCGCGCACGGTTGAAGCGGTTGAGAAGAAGTTCGGCGCTATCGCTGGGCGGCGGGCGCTGATCTTTTGCGGCAAAGGCAACAACGGCGGCGATGGCGCGGCAATCGCCCGATTGCTGGTGAGCAGAGGCGCAAGGGCGGATGTGCTGCTGCTCGGTCACGTGGACGATGCGCGCGGCGATGCCCGAACCAACTTTGAAGTCGTCCGCGCGCTCGCCGCATCATCAAAGCAATTGCGACTGGTTGAGATTGAAAGCGCCGAGCAGTTGCGCGACGCCGCGGCGATGAATCCGCCTGACCTGATTGTCGATGCGATATTCGGCACCGGCCTGACGCGACCGGCAGCAGGCTTATATGCCGAAGCCATCGAGCTGATCAACACACTCGGCGAGCGCCTGCCGGTCGTCGCCGTTGACGTGCCTTCGGGCATCGCCTCGGATGCGGCGGAATTGATCGGCCCGGCGGTGCGCGCCCGCCTTACGGTCACCTTCACCGCGCCGAAAGTGGCGAACGTCTTGCCGCCTGCTTGCGAAGCCAACGGCACGCTGATTGTTGGGCAGATCGGCTCGCCCGATGAATTGATCGCTGGGTGCGGCTCACAGTTGAATCTCGTCGAAGCCGATGAGGTGGCGCGGTGGCTCGCCGCCTCGCGCCGCGGCCCGCAGGCCAACAAAGGCGATGCCGGCAAAGTGCTGGTCATCGCCGGCTCGTCCGGCAAAACCGGCGCCGCCTGCATGGTAGGCGAAGCGGCCATGCGCAGCGGCGCGGGGCTGGTCACCGTCGCCACGCCCGAATCATCGCAGAAGGTCGTCGCCGCTCACGTCATCAGCGAGTGCATGACTGAGGCGCTGGCAGAGACGGCTCTGGGAGCCGTTTCCAGGGAAGCGGCGGAGCGAGCGATGGAATTGGCGGCGGCCCGCGACGTGGTGGCAATGGGGCCGGGGCTCGGCTCATCGGAAGAGACAACGCGGGCTTTTGTGCGGACGCTGGTGGTGCAGCGCGAGCGCCCGATGGTGCTGGATGCCGACGCGCTCAACGCCCTGGTGCCGTGGGCCGAGAACGTCGCCGGCAGCCGTGAGCATCCGCTTATCCTGACGCCGCATCCCGGCGAGATGGCGCGGCTCATGGGCCAGAAGATTGAGGACATACTTCATAACCGCGTCGAGGTGGCTCGTCAGTTCGCGATCTCGCACGCGGTGATTCTCGTGCTCAAGGGCAGCCGCACGCTGGTCGCCGCGCCCGATGGTCAGGTCTACGTCAACCCGACGGGCAACGCCGGCATGGCGACGGGCGGAACGGGTGACGTGCTGACCGGCGTGATCGCCGGGCTGCTGGCGCAAAAGTCGGACGACCCGCTCGCGGCGACGATAGCTGCCGTCTACCTGCACGGACTCGCGGGCGATCTGGCGGCGGCAAAGTTCGGCACTCGCGCGATGATCGCCACGGACATCACGGCGCATCTCGGCGAAGCCTTCATCCATGTGGGCGGCGAAACCGAACGCTTCCAGCCGGCATAAACGAATCCAGGTGACCGAAGAGCCATCCACACAAAACGGGCCGATAATCAGCGGCGAATTCGTTAGCCATTCGGCGCAAGAGACGTTTGACTTGGCCGAGCGCACCGGCGCGCAGCTCAAGGCCCGCACGGTCTTGCTGTTGAGCGGCGACCTCGGCGCCGGCAAAACGGTCTTTGCCAAGGGCCTCGCCGCAGGTTTGGGGATTGACCCGACGGAAGTGACCAGCCCGTCGTTCACGCTCGTCAATGAATACGCGGGCCGGCTGCGGCTCTATCACATCGATCTTTATCGGCTCGACACGGGCGCCTGCCGCGAGCTGGGTCTCGAAGAAATCTTCGCCGACGAGCAGGCGGTCACGGTCATCGAGTGGGCCGAGCGCCTGGAAGAAGTGCCCGCGGGCGCAACCCGCGTCGAGATCGAATACCTCTCCGACGACGAGCGCCGCATCCGCATCACTCCGGCCACCTGACCTACCCGGATAGACAACTCTTCAGCGATAAATCTATAATTTTGCTGTGGGCACGCTGACGCTGTGAGATGCGCGTCGCGACTAGCCGACATCCTTTCCACCTGTCCCGCCCGACGCCGCAGGGTTCGGTCTACATTCTGGCTTGACCGGCGAAATCATATGGCGAAGCTCAAAGACAAAGTTCAGAACGCGCTCGACGAAGTGCGCATCCTGATTCTCGGTTCACAGGTGCTGCTCGGCTTTCAATTCCGCTCGATCTTCGAGAAAGCCTTCGAGACGCTGCCCGCGCACGCCCAATACTTAAAGCTTAGCGGCCTCGGCCTGATGACGCTTGCCGTCGGGTTGTTGATGGCGCCGGGCGCGTATCACCAGATTGTCGAAGACGGCGAAGACAGCCAGCGCGTCCACCGCTTCACGACCGGCATTGCTGAGATAGCCTTGTTGCCGTTTGCGCTCGGCTTCGGCATCGATATGTTTGTCGCCGCCGAAAAGCTGATGAGCCAGACGTTCGCGGTGGTCGCCGGGCTGTTGATGACGCTAACGGCGCTCTTCTTCTGGTATGGCCTTGGGGCGATGCACAGAGCGAAATACGAGCCTGAAATAACGGAGAAGCGAGAGATGGAAAAACAACAGGAGAAGAAAGCGGCGGGCGGCACCAAGATCAAAGACAAGATCAAGCACGTGCTGACCGAATCGCGCGTCGTGCTGCCGGGCGCACAGACGCTGCTCGGCTTTCAGTTCATCACCTTCCTGATGGAGAGCTTCGACAAGCTCCCCGATTCGTCGCGCTACATCCACTTCGCCAGCCTGGCGATGGTCGCCCTGAGCATCGTCCTGCTGATGACGCCGGCGGCTTACCACCGAATTGTCGAGCGCGGCGAAGAAACCAGGCATTTTCACCGCTTTGCCAGCCGCGTGCTGCTGGCGGCGATGGTGCCGCTGGCGCTCGGACTGAGCGGCGACTTCTTCGTCGTCACGCGCAAGGTGACCGAGTCAACGGCGTTGGCCGCCGGGCTGGCGTTGGCTTTGCTGGCGCTGTTTTATGGCCTGTGGTTCGGCTTCACCGCTTACCGCCGCGGCCAGCGACAGGCAGAGGCGGGGTGGCGCATTGACCGCCAAGAGGCGGCGGATTAAGCCGGGAGGCGAGCGGCGGGCGGGGCAAAAAGCGCAAGCGAATTGCAATGATTATTTCCCGGCATTCTGGTGTATAGTGTCTCCATTGTTAGAGAGTAGTTGGAATCAGGGGGAAGTGGACGCCCCCCTGAGCCTCTTGGCCAATTAGAATTTAGAATTTAGAATTTCGATAACCCCAGAGCCTGCTCAAGGCTCTTTTCTTTTTTGGGCGCTTTTAACCGCAGAGAGCGCAGAGTGTCGCAGAGGACGGATAATCCTCTGCGACACTCTGCGCTCTCTGCGGTTAGCCTGCCCGTCGCACAGCTTACACGGTCATCACTTCTTTTTCTTTATGCTCCGAGGCTTCGTTGATCCTGGCGATGTGCTGGTCGGTCAGCTTCTGCACCTGATCGAGGGCGTCGCGTTCCTGGTCTTCGGAGATGCTCTTCTCTTTGAGCATCTTCTTGAGGTGGTCGTTGGCGTCGCGGCGGACGTTGCGGATGGCGGTGCGGTGTTCTTCGCTGATTTCGTGAACCACCTTGACCATCTGGCGGCGGCGCTCTTCGGTGAGCGGCGGGATCGGCACGCGGATCAGCTTGCCGTCATTGGCGGGGTTCAGCCCCAGGTCGGAGGCGCGGATGGCCTTTTCAATCGGCCCGAGCTGCGTCGGGTCGAACGGCTGCACGGTGATGAGCGTCGGCTCGGGCGCGTGAATCGTCGCCACCTGATTGATCGGCATCTCTGTGCCGTAGTATTCAACGCGGACGTTGTCGAGCAGGCTCACCGCGGCGCGGCCTGTGCGCACGCTGGCGAGTTTTTTGCGCCCGTCCTCGACCGCCGAGTCCATGCGGCGGCGGGCATCGTTGATGATGTCTTTGATCTCCATGCAAGCCCCTCCCGATTTTGGATTTTCATGGCTTAGCGCTGCGCGCCGGCGATTTTGGATTTTAGATTATTCCCGGAACGATTGAAAAGCCGCGATGTGCTTTCAATCGAAAATCCAAAATCCAAAATTAGGCTGATGCGCCGGATTCCCCGGCCAGGTCTTCCGGCAGCTCGTTGCGCACGACGGTGCCGATCTTCTCGCCGCAGACGACGCGGGCGATGTTGCCTTCTTTATAAAGATTGAAGACATGGATGGGGATATTGCGCTGGCGCACCAAACTGATCGCCGACGTATCCATGACTTTCAAGTCGCGCTGAATCACATCGAGGTAGGTCAGGTGATCGAACATGGTCGCGGTGGCGTCGGTGGCCGGGTCGGCGGTGTAGATGCCCTCGACTTTGGTGGCTTTCAAAATGGCGTCGGCGCGAATCTCCAAGGCGCGCAGCGCCGCCGCCGAGTCGGTCGTGAAATAGGGATTGCCGGTGCCTGCGGCAAAGATGACCAGGCGGCCTTTCTCGACGTGACGGATGGCGCGGCGGCGGATGAACGGCTCGGCGATCTTGTTCATTTCGAGCGCTGACATTACGCGTGTAAAGGCGCCCTGCTTTTCAAGCGCGTCCTGCAAGGCGAGCGCGTTGATCGCCGTCGCCAACATGCCCATGTAATCGGCAGAGGCGCGATCCATGCCCTTGGCCGAGAGCGCCACGCCGCGGAAGATGTTGCCGCCGCCGACGACGATAGCGATCTCGACGCCGAGGTCGTGAATCCCTTTGATCTCTTTGGCGATGCGGGTAATCGTCGTCGGGTCGATGCCAAAGCCCTGGTCGCCCATCAGGGCTTCGCCCGAAAGCTTCAGGAGGATGCGCTTATAGACCGCCTTGCGTTCTGATGCCATAGTACACCGTCGAACCGTTAACCCATCTTCCGCCCAACAAAAAAGCCTCTCTTGACGAGAGGCTTTTTTGCCGTTTACTGATTGCCGAGCAGTTCCTGTACCTCTGCACCGAGGTCGGCGCTACGTTTCTCTAACCCCTCGCCCATCTTGAAGCGCGTGAAGCGGCGCACCTTGACGTTCTCGCCGGTCTTGCCTGTCATGGTCGTGACCAGCTGGC harbors:
- a CDS encoding NAD(P)H-hydrate dehydratase; its protein translation is MKILTAEQMRDVDRLTTENYKVPSALLMENAAARTVEAVEKKFGAIAGRRALIFCGKGNNGGDGAAIARLLVSRGARADVLLLGHVDDARGDARTNFEVVRALAASSKQLRLVEIESAEQLRDAAAMNPPDLIVDAIFGTGLTRPAAGLYAEAIELINTLGERLPVVAVDVPSGIASDAAELIGPAVRARLTVTFTAPKVANVLPPACEANGTLIVGQIGSPDELIAGCGSQLNLVEADEVARWLAASRRGPQANKGDAGKVLVIAGSSGKTGAACMVGEAAMRSGAGLVTVATPESSQKVVAAHVISECMTEALAETALGAVSREAAERAMELAAARDVVAMGPGLGSSEETTRAFVRTLVVQRERPMVLDADALNALVPWAENVAGSREHPLILTPHPGEMARLMGQKIEDILHNRVEVARQFAISHAVILVLKGSRTLVAAPDGQVYVNPTGNAGMATGGTGDVLTGVIAGLLAQKSDDPLAATIAAVYLHGLAGDLAAAKFGTRAMIATDITAHLGEAFIHVGGETERFQPA
- the tsaE gene encoding tRNA (adenosine(37)-N6)-threonylcarbamoyltransferase complex ATPase subunit type 1 TsaE; this encodes MTEEPSTQNGPIISGEFVSHSAQETFDLAERTGAQLKARTVLLLSGDLGAGKTVFAKGLAAGLGIDPTEVTSPSFTLVNEYAGRLRLYHIDLYRLDTGACRELGLEEIFADEQAVTVIEWAERLEEVPAGATRVEIEYLSDDERRIRITPAT
- a CDS encoding DUF6328 family protein — protein: MAKLKDKVQNALDEVRILILGSQVLLGFQFRSIFEKAFETLPAHAQYLKLSGLGLMTLAVGLLMAPGAYHQIVEDGEDSQRVHRFTTGIAEIALLPFALGFGIDMFVAAEKLMSQTFAVVAGLLMTLTALFFWYGLGAMHRAKYEPEITEKREMEKQQEKKAAGGTKIKDKIKHVLTESRVVLPGAQTLLGFQFITFLMESFDKLPDSSRYIHFASLAMVALSIVLLMTPAAYHRIVERGEETRHFHRFASRVLLAAMVPLALGLSGDFFVVTRKVTESTALAAGLALALLALFYGLWFGFTAYRRGQRQAEAGWRIDRQEAAD
- the frr gene encoding ribosome recycling factor is translated as MEIKDIINDARRRMDSAVEDGRKKLASVRTGRAAVSLLDNVRVEYYGTEMPINQVATIHAPEPTLITVQPFDPTQLGPIEKAIRASDLGLNPANDGKLIRVPIPPLTEERRRQMVKVVHEISEEHRTAIRNVRRDANDHLKKMLKEKSISEDQERDALDQVQKLTDQHIARINEASEHKEKEVMTV
- the pyrH gene encoding UMP kinase codes for the protein MASERKAVYKRILLKLSGEALMGDQGFGIDPTTITRIAKEIKGIHDLGVEIAIVVGGGNIFRGVALSAKGMDRASADYMGMLATAINALALQDALEKQGAFTRVMSALEMNKIAEPFIRRRAIRHVEKGRLVIFAAGTGNPYFTTDSAAALRALEIRADAILKATKVEGIYTADPATDATATMFDHLTYLDVIQRDLKVMDTSAISLVRQRNIPIHVFNLYKEGNIARVVCGEKIGTVVRNELPEDLAGESGASA